GACAGGACAACCAAATATTGTGGAATTCAAAGGTGCTTATGAAGATAAACAAAATGTTCATTTAGTTATGGAATTATGTTCAGGTGGTGAACTCTTTGACAGGATTTCTACGAAAGGAAGTTATACAGAAAAAGAAGCAGCAAGAACATTTAGACAGATTGTGAACGTTGTACATGTTTGTCATTTTATGGGTGTTTTACATAGAGATTTGAAGCCTGAGAATTTCTTGTTAGTTAATCATGAAGAGTTTTCTCCTCTTAAAGCTACCGACTTCGGTCTCTCAGTCTTCATTGAAGAAGGTAATCAGTCTTGTACTTTGCTTCTTTTTATTTTGAGCTCTTACTAATACAAAGATGGCCTTAATGTGTCAGGTTTAGCATGTTATTGCTAAAATGTGCCGCCTTCTCAGTTTGTTTTACTCAATAGGTCTGCTTATGATTTTCTCTCCAGGGAAATTTTACCGTGAGATGGTGGGAAGCGCATATTATGTAGCTCCAGAAGTATTACGTCGAAATTACGGAAAGGAAATAGATGTTTGGAGTGCTGGTGTCATTTTGTACATACTCTTGAGTGGTGTACCTCCATTTTGGGCTGGTAAGAACATTCTCTTTACTTCTACTCAAGTTTTGCTATACATGCTTTTCTGCGGATCGGGGATTATATACAAAGGTGAAACCGAACTAGCTGATGTTTTGCTTTTCTGCGAATTGTCTGCAGAAACTGAAAAGGGGATATTTGATGCTATCTTAGAAGGTCACATCGACTTCAAAAGTGCACCATGGCCTACAATATCTGCTTCCGCAAAAGATCTCATCACAAAGATGTTAACGCAAGACCCTAAGAAACGGATCACAGCTAGCCAAGTTTTGGGTTAGTAATTAACTTGTACTAGTATGCTTACGACATTTCTTCATGGATGAAAAGTATTTAGTTTTTACGTTAAATGGATTATGCACAGGAAAATCGCCTTGCCTTAACTTTGTTTAGCGTTTGTATGTGAGTAGAACATCCTTGGATGAAAGAAGGAGGTGAAGCATCGGATAAACCTATTGATAGTGCTGTCCTCATTAGACTGAAGCAATTCAGAGCAATGAACAAGTTAAAGAAACTCACTCTAAAGGTCATCCCACAAAATACATTATACATTAAAATGTTCATAAATTTTGTATACTGTTTGTACAGCACTTGCGGTTGGGCTTCTGACACTGATGATATGCTTTGGCTTTGTTTGAAGGTCATGGCAGAAAACCTttcagaagaagaaattaaaggtTTGCAGCAAATGTTTAACAACATGGATACTGATCGAAGCGGTACAATTACCATTGAAGAGCTTAAAAATGGACTGCACAGACTTGGATCAAAGCTTACAGAATCTGAAATCAAGCAACTAATGGATGCAGTAAGCAAGCAAAATAGTGGTCTTGTCATTAGCTAAGGCGTCATTCTTTTGATCAATTAGGCAGTACCTCTAACACCAATTACACTGCGTTTTATTTGTCAGGCTGATGTTGACCAGAGTGGGAGTATCGATTACCATGAGTTCATAACCGCTACAATGCACCGGCATAGGTTGGAGAAAGAAGAGAACTTGTACAAAGCGTTCCAGTACTTCGACAAAGACGGGAGTGGGTCTGTATATACAACTCTCCTTTAAGAAACTTTGGATTTTTTTAACATGGCTGGTGCCTAG
This is a stretch of genomic DNA from Papaver somniferum cultivar HN1 chromosome 1, ASM357369v1, whole genome shotgun sequence. It encodes these proteins:
- the LOC113291430 gene encoding calcium-dependent protein kinase 29-like codes for the protein MENLLKLIAKMGLCFTKSHNIPISSSPEGSPPRRFYQPQTRESPPRPPPPPPQPQPHPRPTISSIPSKPNLSSQIGPILGNPLCDLSTLYVLDKELGRGQFGITYLCTEKSTGVKYACKSISKRKLLSKKEIEDVRREVLMLQHLTGQPNIVEFKGAYEDKQNVHLVMELCSGGELFDRISTKGSYTEKEAARTFRQIVNVVHVCHFMGVLHRDLKPENFLLVNHEEFSPLKATDFGLSVFIEEGKFYREMVGSAYYVAPEVLRRNYGKEIDVWSAGVILYILLSGVPPFWAETEKGIFDAILEGHIDFKSAPWPTISASAKDLITKMLTQDPKKRITASQVLEHPWMKEGGEASDKPIDSAVLIRLKQFRAMNKLKKLTLKVMAENLSEEEIKGLQQMFNNMDTDRSGTITIEELKNGLHRLGSKLTESEIKQLMDAADVDQSGSIDYHEFITATMHRHRLEKEENLYKAFQYFDKDGSGFITRDELKHAMSKYGMGDEETIDEVINEVDIDKDGHIDYEEFVAMMRKGSHETDGPQPE